One Parasphingorhabdus cellanae genomic region harbors:
- a CDS encoding phytanoyl-CoA dioxygenase family protein, which yields MAQLQRLSASSSPDQLAEVLKTDGAAIVENVLDAAALDRLRAEIMPYVEATEPGRDDFTGRKTTRTGALVARSAACRALVMDDLILGGANAFLKPFCERVQLHLTQLIRIQPGQVKQPLHRDRLAWGGFLQDSIEPQFNTIWAVTDFTQENGATQVVPDSNNWEAGREAKPDEIQYAEMKAGSVLVYSGSVIHSGGANQADHDRMGLNITYALGWLRQEENQYLSCPPHIAKDFDPALRDLLGYCMGSYALGYYTPPTGPGDGPEVVPPQHLFSGKVTDWSDGDDLYKSVSRRSSEKV from the coding sequence ATGGCACAGTTGCAACGTCTGTCGGCGAGCAGCAGCCCCGATCAGCTGGCCGAAGTCCTGAAAACCGACGGGGCCGCGATCGTCGAAAATGTGCTTGACGCTGCGGCGCTGGATCGGCTGCGCGCGGAAATCATGCCCTATGTCGAGGCGACCGAGCCCGGCCGGGATGATTTCACCGGACGCAAGACGACGCGTACTGGCGCGCTGGTCGCGCGGTCCGCGGCGTGCCGCGCTCTGGTCATGGATGACCTGATTTTGGGTGGTGCCAACGCCTTTCTGAAACCTTTTTGCGAGCGGGTGCAACTGCACCTGACGCAGTTGATCCGTATCCAGCCGGGACAGGTCAAGCAACCGCTTCACCGCGACCGGCTGGCCTGGGGCGGCTTTCTGCAGGACAGTATTGAGCCGCAATTTAACACGATCTGGGCAGTGACCGATTTCACGCAGGAAAATGGCGCGACGCAGGTCGTGCCCGATTCGAACAACTGGGAAGCAGGGCGCGAAGCCAAGCCAGATGAAATCCAATATGCCGAAATGAAAGCGGGGTCCGTCCTCGTCTATTCTGGGTCGGTCATTCACAGCGGCGGGGCCAATCAGGCCGATCATGACCGGATGGGATTGAACATTACCTATGCGCTGGGCTGGTTGCGGCAAGAGGAGAACCAGTATCTGTCCTGCCCGCCGCATATTGCCAAGGATTTCGATCCGGCGCTGCGCGATTTGCTCGGCTATTGCATGGGCAGCTATGCGCTCGGTTACTATACACCACCGACAGGGCCGGGCGACGGACCTGAAGTCGTCCCGCCGCAGCATCTCTTCTCCGGCAAAGTAACCGACTGGAGCGACGGTGACGATCTTTACAAAAGCGTCAGTCGCCGCTCCAGTGAAAAGGTTTGA